A single genomic interval of Roseomonas aeriglobus harbors:
- a CDS encoding helix-turn-helix transcriptional regulator, whose translation MDLKDVLATNLRRIRHEKGLTQEDLAGLTGLSLRYIGSIERGRVSASVTVLGKLAAALEADPCKLIMS comes from the coding sequence ATGGATCTCAAGGACGTTCTGGCCACAAATTTGCGAAGAATTCGCCATGAGAAGGGACTGACCCAGGAAGATCTAGCTGGGCTGACCGGCCTTAGCCTTCGCTACATCGGTTCTATCGAGAGAGGGCGGGTTTCCGCCAGCGTTACTGTGCTTGGAAAGCTCGCCGCCGCACTCGAAGCCGATCCGTGTAAGCTCATTATGTCGTGA
- a CDS encoding phytanoyl-CoA dioxygenase family protein: MTGVDTCAAILARDGWCIFGRAVDPNLIGRIDAELDARFAGTPLCQGAFYGERTKRFGSLLTRSRGIAQLVMHPLVLAVVEQALLPSCERISLNLTQAIEIHPGALPQLPHRDQDMWGGPKGGIEYLVNVMWPLTTFTRTNGGTRLWTGSHIDDPDSLLPEDDSVVPTVLPGDALIFLGSTLHGGGGNAGSAPRRGIVISYCLGWLKPFELQWLVYPPAVARRFSPDLAALVGYAQHRPNLGNVEGQSPAILLADDVPDYLPAIDALRPDQTALAAAFVRGQRGGRD, translated from the coding sequence ATGACCGGCGTCGACACCTGCGCGGCCATCCTGGCACGCGACGGCTGGTGCATCTTCGGCCGCGCTGTCGATCCCAATCTCATTGGGCGCATTGATGCCGAGCTCGATGCCCGCTTTGCGGGCACTCCGCTTTGTCAGGGCGCCTTCTACGGCGAACGTACCAAGCGGTTCGGCTCGTTGCTCACGCGCTCCCGAGGCATTGCGCAACTGGTGATGCACCCGCTCGTGCTCGCGGTCGTCGAGCAGGCCCTGCTGCCCTCATGCGAGCGGATCTCCCTGAACCTCACCCAGGCGATCGAAATCCATCCCGGTGCGCTACCGCAGCTGCCGCACCGAGACCAGGATATGTGGGGAGGCCCAAAAGGCGGCATCGAATACCTCGTCAACGTGATGTGGCCGCTCACCACCTTCACGCGGACGAATGGCGGGACGCGCTTGTGGACAGGCAGCCATATCGACGACCCGGATAGCCTGCTACCTGAAGATGACAGCGTTGTGCCCACGGTCCTGCCCGGCGACGCGCTCATTTTCCTCGGCTCGACGCTCCATGGCGGCGGCGGCAACGCAGGTTCCGCGCCTCGTCGAGGCATCGTGATCAGCTACTGTCTCGGCTGGCTGAAGCCGTTCGAGCTGCAATGGCTGGTCTATCCACCGGCGGTCGCGCGGCGGTTCAGTCCGGACTTGGCCGCGCTCGTCGGCTACGCCCAGCATCGCCCGAACCTCGGCAATGTTGAGGGGCAGTCGCCTGCTATCCTCCTCGCCGACGACGTGCCCGATTACCTCCCGGCGATAGACGCGCTCAGACCGGATCAGACCGCATTGGCCGCCGCATTCGTTCGCGGTCAACGAGGCGGACGGGACTAG